The genome window CTTTCTCATCCTAACAAGAATAGTAAGAATCTTAATCAAGCTTGAAAATGCACAGTTTATCATTAAAATGCTCAAACACCAAGATCAAGGGATAAATTACTTTATACGAGACCGAAGCTAATTTGCATGACATATTGGATATGCACAGACGCATGCAATGACCCGAAAACAGGCAGGATAAGCACTGAAAGCAGCGTAGGCGGGACCCCGGGAGAGAGTGGTGAAGACTTTACCCAATATAAAACTAAAGAAATCCAGCATAATAATGGAACCAGGTGAAACTAAACAATTCTGGCAATGATTCGTGGGACTGTAAAGAGTACAAATGCAGCTATATAAACACGAAGATAAACAAACCATCATCCACGTTAGTTGGTTTAAAGAGTTACAACATATCTATACAATGTTGAACATTGAGATTTCATCATCGCTTCTGTTTTGCCTCCTTCCATTGTTCTTGCTGTTCCTCATCAGCTTCATATTTACTTTCAGAAGCAGCAAGGAGTCCAGCTCTGAGCAGCTCCCCAGATCATATCCAGTAATCGGCTCATACCTTTCAGTTTTGGCAAACAAGGACCGCCTCATTCAATGGACGTCAGACATTGTGAGAAGCTCCCCCAACTTGACATTCACCCTTCGCCGCCCTCTGGGCTATTGCCAGGTCTACACTGCCAACCCCGCCACCGTCCAACACATCCTCAAATCCCATTTTTCTGTTTATGAGAAGGGGGACATCTTCCGCGCAACTCTCTCGGACTTCCTAGGTGATGGCATCTTCAATGCCGATGGTGATAAATGGAAGTTCCAAAGGCAGATGTCCAGTCACGAATTCAACACCAAGTCCCTCCGTAAATATGTCGAGACCGTGGTAGACACCGAGCTCTCTCAACGCCTCATTCCCATCCTCGCCGCGGCAGCTGCTGATAAAACTGTTCTGGACTTTCAAGACATACTCCAGAGATTTGCATTTGATAACATCTGCAAAATAGCTTTCGGGTATGATCCTCAGTATTTGTTGCCATCTCTCCCTGTGGCCGAGTTTGCGGTTGCTTTCGAAAACGCAACTCGGATTAGCAGTGACAGATTCAGTTCGCCTTTTCCTTTAATTTGGAAGATCAAACGGGCGTTGAATATTGGAGCAGAGAAGAAACTCAGCTCAGCTGTCCGTCATGTTCGGGAAT of Coffea arabica cultivar ET-39 chromosome 5c, Coffea Arabica ET-39 HiFi, whole genome shotgun sequence contains these proteins:
- the LOC140007398 gene encoding cytochrome P450 94A2-like encodes the protein MLNIEISSSLLFCLLPLFLLFLISFIFTFRSSKESSSEQLPRSYPVIGSYLSVLANKDRLIQWTSDIVRSSPNLTFTLRRPLGYCQVYTANPATVQHILKSHFSVYEKGDIFRATLSDFLGDGIFNADGDKWKFQRQMSSHEFNTKSLRKYVETVVDTELSQRLIPILAAAAADKTVLDFQDILQRFAFDNICKIAFGYDPQYLLPSLPVAEFAVAFENATRISSDRFSSPFPLIWKIKRALNIGAEKKLSSAVRHVREFAQEIVKEKKQELKENSELESGDLLSRFLSSGHSDETFVTDIVISFILAGRDTTSAALTWFFWLVYSHPEVEKGILREIREKSESPLYDEVKDMTYTHASLCETMRLYPPVPSDTKEAAKDDVLPDGTVVRKGTRVTYHPYAMGRVEAEWGSDWESFRPERWLERDAQSPGKWKFVAKDSYHYPVFQAGPRICLGKEFAFLQMQRVVAGVLRQFRVVPATQEGGVEPVFISYLTTKMKGGFPVRILERVIN